A single region of the Thioalkalivibrio nitratireducens DSM 14787 genome encodes:
- a CDS encoding symmetrical bis(5'-nucleosyl)-tetraphosphatase, with protein sequence MAVYAVGDLQGCLEPLERLLERVAFDPARDRLWLVGDLVNRGPDSGGCLKRVRDLGDAAVTVLGNHDLHLLAAAAGLRTPRPRDTLDNVLDRPDADELLEWVAHRPLIHHDAGLGWTLVHAGIPPQWDLDRARAEARAVEEVLAHPDQREAFLARMYGNQPDRWNARLRGVDRLRYTVNAFTRMRYIRDDGGLDFEESGPPGLAPRWLTPWFEVSGRACAGQRIVFGHWSALGHRRGPDWLALDSGCVWGNQLTMVRLDAAPDDEALWQQPCPG encoded by the coding sequence ATGGCTGTTTACGCCGTTGGTGACCTGCAGGGCTGCCTGGAGCCTCTCGAGCGGCTGCTCGAGCGGGTCGCGTTCGACCCGGCACGTGACCGTCTATGGCTGGTCGGCGACCTGGTGAACCGGGGGCCCGACTCCGGGGGCTGTTTGAAACGGGTGCGCGATCTGGGCGATGCGGCGGTGACCGTGCTCGGCAACCACGATCTGCACCTGCTGGCGGCCGCCGCCGGCCTGCGCACGCCCCGACCGCGCGATACGCTCGACAATGTGCTGGACCGGCCAGACGCCGATGAACTGCTCGAGTGGGTCGCGCACCGGCCCCTGATCCACCACGATGCCGGCCTCGGATGGACCCTCGTCCACGCCGGGATCCCGCCGCAATGGGATCTGGACCGCGCCCGGGCCGAAGCCCGGGCCGTCGAGGAGGTTCTGGCACATCCGGATCAGCGCGAGGCGTTTCTCGCCCGGATGTACGGCAACCAGCCGGACCGCTGGAATGCGCGGCTGCGCGGCGTCGACCGGCTGCGCTACACCGTGAACGCGTTCACCCGCATGCGCTACATTCGCGACGATGGCGGGCTCGACTTCGAGGAAAGCGGTCCGCCCGGGCTCGCCCCGCGCTGGCTCACCCCATGGTTCGAGGTGTCCGGACGCGCGTGCGCGGGCCAGCGCATCGTATTCGGCCACTGGTCGGCCCTGGGCCATCGCCGGGGGCCAGACTGGCTGGCGCTCGATAGCGGCTGCGTTTGGGGCAACCAGCTGACCATGGTGCGACTCGACGCTGCGCCGGACGACGAAGCGCTGTGGCAGCAGCCCTGCCCTGGCTGA
- a CDS encoding ROK family protein: MSIVVGDIGGTKTLLAVARPEAGGWHFEHRARLPSQDHPSLEHLLEHWLATKGDREEPISAVGLALAGPVQGENDSATARLTNLDWPPLDARGLARRFGAPVRLLNDFAAIGAGLDALRPADLDTLQAGHHDPAGLRLVVGAGTGLGTCLVGPPPQNRLFPGEGGHADFSPADAWQAALGEWVRRRLGRCTREHLLSGAGIARITAFVHEQTPAPELADALAAPDPAAAIGTLADSGNPAALQVVERFVSIYAGQVGDLALTALPRGGVFIAGGIAPRWKAHFEAPGFLQAFRNKPPMQDLAAGLPLHLIVHPEPGLLGAAAAAHRAMEPPGDTA; this comes from the coding sequence GTGAGCATCGTGGTCGGTGACATCGGGGGCACCAAGACGCTGCTCGCGGTCGCACGCCCGGAGGCCGGCGGCTGGCATTTCGAACACCGCGCCCGGCTGCCCAGCCAGGACCATCCCAGCCTCGAGCATCTGCTGGAGCACTGGCTTGCAACCAAGGGCGATCGGGAGGAACCGATCTCCGCGGTCGGACTGGCTCTGGCAGGTCCCGTCCAGGGCGAAAACGACTCGGCGACGGCGCGCCTGACCAACCTGGACTGGCCGCCCCTCGATGCGCGTGGACTCGCACGTCGGTTCGGGGCGCCGGTACGTCTGCTCAATGACTTCGCGGCGATCGGCGCAGGCCTGGATGCGCTGCGCCCGGCAGATCTCGACACCCTGCAGGCCGGTCATCACGACCCTGCCGGCCTCCGGCTGGTGGTCGGTGCAGGGACCGGGCTGGGCACCTGCCTGGTGGGACCACCGCCGCAGAACCGCCTTTTCCCCGGGGAAGGCGGACACGCAGACTTCTCGCCCGCCGACGCCTGGCAGGCCGCGCTCGGAGAATGGGTGCGCCGACGCCTCGGACGCTGCACCCGGGAGCACCTGCTGAGCGGAGCCGGCATCGCCCGGATCACCGCCTTCGTGCATGAACAGACGCCGGCGCCGGAGCTGGCAGATGCGCTGGCGGCACCGGATCCGGCGGCCGCGATCGGCACCCTGGCCGACAGCGGCAACCCGGCGGCCTTGCAGGTCGTCGAACGCTTTGTCAGCATCTATGCGGGTCAGGTCGGTGACCTTGCGCTGACCGCCTTGCCTCGCGGCGGTGTATTCATCGCCGGCGGGATCGCTCCCCGGTGGAAGGCGCATTTCGAGGCACCGGGATTCCTTCAAGCGTTCCGCAACAAACCACCGATGCAGGATCTGGCGGCTGGTCTGCCCCTGCACCTGATCGTCCATCCTGAACCCGGCCTGCTGGGCGCGGCGGCGGCCGCGCACCGGGCCATGGAACCTCCTGGAGATACTGCATGA
- a CDS encoding integration host factor subunit alpha: protein MAAVTKAELATVLHEELGLNKREAKELVEFFFEEMRLALERGDSVKLSGFGNFVLRDKGERPGRNPKTGEEIPVSARRVVTFRPGQKLRERVEAYAGSE, encoded by the coding sequence ATGGCAGCTGTAACGAAGGCAGAACTGGCGACGGTCCTGCACGAGGAACTGGGTCTGAACAAGCGCGAGGCGAAGGAACTCGTCGAGTTTTTCTTCGAGGAAATGCGGTTGGCACTGGAACGGGGTGACAGCGTGAAGCTGTCGGGATTCGGCAACTTCGTGCTGCGCGACAAGGGTGAGCGCCCCGGGCGCAATCCCAAGACCGGGGAGGAGATCCCGGTGTCGGCACGCCGGGTGGTCACCTTCCGTCCGGGCCAGAAGCTGCGGGAGAGGGTGGAGGCCTATGCTGGAAGCGAGTGA
- a CDS encoding MerR family transcriptional regulator: MLEASERQELPAIPGKRYFTIGEVAELCQVKPHVLRYWEQEFPMLSPVKRRGNRRYYQRHDVLLIRQIRALLYEQGYTIHGARQKLSGEEAKGDLTQTQQLIQDTITELEGILRILRH, encoded by the coding sequence ATGCTGGAAGCGAGTGAGCGTCAGGAACTGCCGGCGATCCCCGGCAAGCGCTATTTCACGATCGGCGAGGTCGCGGAGCTCTGCCAGGTGAAACCGCATGTGCTGCGGTACTGGGAGCAGGAATTCCCGATGCTCTCCCCGGTGAAGCGCCGCGGCAACCGGCGCTATTACCAGCGCCACGACGTATTGCTGATCCGCCAGATCCGGGCTCTGCTGTACGAGCAGGGCTACACGATTCACGGTGCGCGGCAAAAGCTGAGCGGCGAGGAGGCCAAGGGTGACCTGACCCAGACCCAGCAGCTCATCCAGGATACGATCACCGAGCTCGAAGGCATCCTGCGCATCCTGAGGCACTGA
- the apaG gene encoding Co2+/Mg2+ efflux protein ApaG, with product MSPTEHRVEIEVATAYIEEQSDPEASRFVFAYHITIRNTGEAAVQLLNRHWIIRDARDQTQEVRGEGVVGKQPRIPPGEEFEYTSGTVLETPVGTMEGSYEMRDDSGFTFQAPIPPFTLSIPHSLH from the coding sequence ATGAGCCCTACGGAACACCGCGTCGAGATCGAAGTCGCAACCGCGTACATCGAAGAACAGTCGGATCCCGAGGCCTCGCGGTTCGTGTTCGCCTACCACATCACGATCCGCAATACGGGTGAGGCCGCGGTCCAGCTGCTGAACCGGCACTGGATCATCCGCGACGCCCGCGATCAGACCCAGGAAGTGCGCGGCGAAGGTGTGGTGGGCAAGCAGCCACGGATCCCGCCCGGAGAGGAATTCGAATACACCAGCGGCACGGTGCTCGAGACCCCGGTCGGGACGATGGAGGGCAGCTACGAGATGCGCGACGATTCGGGTTTCACCTTCCAGGCCCCGATCCCCCCGTTCACTCTCTCGATCCCCCATTCGCTGCATTGA